One Mustela nigripes isolate SB6536 chromosome 5, MUSNIG.SB6536, whole genome shotgun sequence DNA segment encodes these proteins:
- the SESN1 gene encoding sestrin-1 isoform X2 translates to MRLATTANEAYTASLAVSELLGCKQCGGGRGQDEELGIRIPRPLGHGPSRFIPEKEILQVGSEDAQMHTLFADSFAALGRLDNITLVMVFHPQYLESFLKTQHYLLQMDGPLPLHYRHYIGIMAAARHQCSYLVNLHVNDFLHVGGDPKWLNGLENAPQKLQNLGELNKVLAHRPWLITKEHIEGLLKAEEHSWSLAELVHAVVLLTHYHSLASFTFGCGISPEIHCDGGHTFRPPSVSNYCICDITNGNHSVDEMQVNSAGNVSVSDSFFEVEALMEKMRQLQECRDEEEASQEEMASRFEIEKRESMFVFSSDDEEVTPARDVSRHFEDTSYGYKDFSRHGMHVPTFRVQDYCWEDHGYSLVNRLYPDVGQLIDEKFHIAYNLTYNTMAMHKDVDTSMLRRAIWNYIHCMFGIRYDDYDYGEINQLLDRSFKVYIKTVVCTPEKVTKRMYDSFWRQFKHSEKVHVNLLLIEARMQAELLYALRAITRYMT, encoded by the exons ATGCGCCTGGCCACCACAGCGAACGAGGCGTACACGGCCTCGCTGGCCGTCTCGGAGCTGCTGGGCTGCAAGCAGTGCGGCGGGGGCCGCGGCCAGGACGAG gaaCTTGGAATTAGAATTCCTCGACCACTAGGACACGGACCAAGCAGATTCATCCCAGAAAAGGAG ATTCTCCAAGTGGGTAGTGAAGACGCACAGATGCATACTTTATTTGCAGATTCTTTTGCTGCTTTGGGTCGTTTGGATAACATTACATTAGTGATGGTTTTTCACCCACAATATCTAGAAAGTTTCCTTAAAACTCAACACTATTTACTGCAAATGGATGGGCCATTACCCCTACATTATCGGCACTACATTGGAATAATG gctGCAGCAAGACACCAGTGTTCCTACTTAGTGAACCTCCATGTAAATGATTTCCTTCATGTTGGTGGGGACCCCAAGTGGCTTAATGGTTTAGAGAATGCTCCtcaaaaactacaaaatttaGGAGAACTTAACAAAGTGTTAGCGCATAGACCTTGGCTTATTACCAAAGAACATATTGAG ggaCTTTTAAAAGCTGAAGAGCACAGCTGGTCCCTTGCAGAACTGGTACATGCAGTAGTTCTCCTCACACACTATCATTCTCTTGCCTCATTCACGTTTGGCTGTGGAATCAGTCCAGAAATTCATTGTGATGGTGGCCACACCTTCAGACCTCCTTCGGTTAGTAACTACTGCATCTGTGACATTACAAATGGCAATCACAGTGTGGATGAGATGCAGGTCAACTCAGCAGGAAATGTTTCG GTAAGTGATTCCTTCTTTGAGGTTGAAGCCCTCATGGAAAAGATGAGGCAGTTACAAGAATGTCGAGATGAAGAAGAGGCAAGTCAGGAAGAGATGGCTTCGcgttttgaaattgaaaaaagagagagcatgtttGTCTTCTCTTCAG ATGATGAAGAAGTCACACCAGCAAGAGATGTGTCTCGTCACTTTGAGGATACTAGTTACGGCTATAAGGATTTCTCTAGACATGGGATGCATGTGCCAACATTTCGAGTTCAG gACTATTGCTGGGAAGACCATGGTTATTCTTTGGTAAATCGCCTTTATCCAGATGTGGGACAGTTGATTGATGAAAAATTTCACATTGCTTACAATCTTACTTATAATACAATGGCAATGCACAAAGATGTCGATACCTCAATGCTTAGACGAGCTATTTGGAACTATATTCACTGCATGTTTGGAATAAG ATATGATGACTATGACTATGGTGAAATTAACCAGCTATTGGACCGTAGCTTTAAAGTTTATATCAAAACTGTTGTTTGCACTCCCGAAAAAGTTACCAAAAGAATGTATGATAGCTTCTGGAGGCAGTTTAAGCACTCTGAGAAG GTTCATGTTAATCTGCTTCTTATAGAAGCTCGGATGCAAGCAGAACTCCTCTACGCTCTGAGAGCCATTA